The DNA sequence TACGCCAGCGCGACGGGCGCTACGGAGGTCGCCAACCTCGCCTACGCTGCCCGCCTCGGGCTCTGGGGCCGGGGCACGCCCTTCCCGACCGTCGAGGCGTTCGTCGAGAAGGTGTCGGCGGGCGGCATCGCGGCGATGGAGCTCGTGGCGAAGGACCTCAAGTCGATGGGGCTCTACCTCGCCCGGTCCGTGTCCTACGACGGCGTCGACTACCGGACGCTCGTCCACGACCTGGAGGATCACCAAGCCCAGACCTACGACCGCTGCGCCGAAGCGTGGCAGGTCGTCCTCCAGAACATCCAGAGCGCGCTCGAGGTCACGAAGGCCGACAAGTGCGGCCGGGCGCGCGCCGCGGCCTACAGCCAGTTCTGGGGCGCCCACCAGCGGTTCTTCCTCCACGTGCTCGTGTCGATGAGCGCGCCGAGCCTCATCCGCGACATGGAGCGCCAGCTCGAAGACGGCCAGAGCTGCGTCGTGCAGCTCGTGTCCACGATGGAGGCGGCCACCGAGCGGGCCTATGCCAAGGCCGTCAAGAACGGCGAGGATCTCCGGGACCTCGACGTGACCCCGCGCGACCAGCTCCTGCAGTTCGTCGAGGCCAGCTTCCCAACGACCCTCTACGAGGAGTACCTCGACGACGAGGGCCGCGTCCGGTCCCGTCCGGTCAAGAACGCAGCGGGGGACTTCGTCCAGTCGCCAGAGGCCATGGCGGCTCGGAACCGCCTGATGCTGGAGGTGGGAGCCGTGTCCGTCCCGCACGGCGTGCTCGACCAGGTCGTCGCCCACTTCGGCCCGGACGCCGTGGCCGAGGTGACGGGCCGAGGACGGCGGTTCGTCACGAAGACCGTCGATGGCACCCAGCAGGTGGTCGAGGAGCGCAGGACCCGGAGGACGTGCAACGCCGAGGCCGACGAGTTCATGGCGGGCAAGCGACGCGTCCTCGTTTTCAGCCAGGCCGGGGGCACCGGCCGGAGCTACCACGCCGACCTCGCGGCCGACAACCAGCAGCGCCGCGTCCTCTACTGCGTCGAGCCGGGCTGGAGCAGCGCGCGGTGCGTGCAGGGGATGGGCCGGGTCCACCGGGCCAACCAGGCGTGCCCGCCCGAGCTCGTGTTGGTCACGACGAACCTCAAGGCCCAGCGCCGCTTTCTGTCCACGATTGCCCGCCGCCTCGACCAACTCGGCGCGCTCACCAAGGGCCAGCGCCAGACGGCGAGCCAGGGCCTGCTCTCGTCCGAGTTCAACCTGGAGACGCCTCTGTCCCGTGCCTCCTTGCACAACTGGTTCGTGGACCTGTACCGGGGCGAGGGCCGGGCGGTCGCCTCGGGCGTCACGCCGGCGCTCGTGGAGGAGCAGATGGGCATCAAGGTGCTCGATGCCGACGGGCAACTCAACGTGAGCGCCGTCCCCGAGGTGCCGAAGTTCTTGAACCGCCTCCTCTCGCTCCAGACCGGCGCGATGGACGCCGTGTTCGACTCGTGGTATGGGTACCTCGAAGAAGCCACCGAGGCGGCGCGCGAGGCGGGAACGCTCGACGTGGGTGTCGAGACGATCCGGGCCGAGCGGACCGTCAAGACCGACGAGCGGCTGGTCTACACGCACCCCCGGTCCGGGGCGACGACGCAGGTCGTGACGCTCGAGCTCACACGCAGGACCGAGATCGTCGAATGGGACGACATCTGGCGGTGGGCGAAAGAGGCGCAGGGGCTCGGGTCCTGGGCAGGGTTCGTCGTCAACCGGCGGAGCGGGCAGCCCTACGCGCTCTTCCGCGCCGGGAGCCGGACGACCGAGACCGGCCGCGTCGTCGGGCGCATCCGCCGCGTCGGCGTGCGATCCAACCGGCTCATGGACGAGACGGACTTGAACCGGGCAGGGGAGGAGGGAGGCCACCAGCCTGTCCCGACCGACGAGGCCCGGACGCTCTGGGCCGCTGGCGTCGAAGCGGCACCCGAGTTCTACACCGAGCCCGTCCACCTCGTGACGGGCACCATCCTCCCCATCTGGGACCGGATCGCGGGGCACCCGAGGATCTACCGCGCGCAGACAGACGCGGGCGAGCGCATGATCGGCCGCGCCGTCATGCCGGAGCACCTGAGCGCGACGCTCAAGGCGCTGGGAGCCGCGGGCGACCACGTCGACATCACGCCCGACGCTCTGGCGGAGCGACTACTCGCCGGAGCCGAGGCCGACCTCGCAAACGGCTGGCAGCTTCGCCGCCGCCGCGTGGCGAACGAGCCCCGGATCGAACTCCTTGGCCCGGACCTGGCCGCGATGCGCGAGCTAGAGGCCGATGGGGTCTTCGCCGAGGTCCACGCCTTCCGCACCCGATTCTTCGTCCCGACGGGCGAGAGGGCAGCGTACGTCCTCCGGGCGGTAACGGAGCACCGGCCCGTCGTGGAGATCCGCAACGCGATGCGGCGGGCCGCCTGAGTGGCGCCGTTCCGGCGCCAAGGCGCCCGCTGTGAGGCGCCAGAGGCCCATGCCGGGGCCGCTCCCCTTTGGCGAGAAGCGGCTCCGGCACTCGGCCGGAGGTCGCTCGGAAATCCATCGCTCCGAGACTCATGTCGAGATCCGTGCCTGGCCCTGGCGACTTTTGCCACGGGTGCAACCGCTTGCTCTGCCGGTGTCTGCCTGAGCCCGACGTCGACGCGCACTACGAGGCGTCGTACGAGGCTGGGCACGAGGCCTGCCTCGCCGACGGCTACTCCGAGCGCCCGATGACCGAGTGGGTCTACCAGACGGGCTCCCGCGCCAAGTGGGACGCCGAGGCGAAGTGCCTCCGGCATCACATGACGCCGCTTCGGTTCGCCAAGCTCACCTGGCGGCACCGCCACGCGAGCGACTGGGCCTACATCCTGTGGTTCGAGCGGCAGTACGGCTACGACCTGGAGGGCTACCTCGCGGGCTTCGACGACGCCGGCGCCGGTCTGCCGTCGGCCGTCTGTGACGAGCGCGCCCACGCGCGGGCTGAGGCCGCGCTGGATGCCTACGAGCCGGTGCCTGATCCAGAGCCCGAGCCCATCCAGTCGCCGCCCCAAGCGGTCGAGGTCGACGACTGGATGCCCTTCTAGTCGCGCGCGCTAACCCGGCGCTGCGGTCCCCGCTGCTGGCGCCGCATCCGACACGAGGCCCGGTTCGATGCCGGGCTTCACTCCCGTCGCCAGAGGCCCGTGAGCCTCTGGCGCCACCACCCAAACCAGACCGGGGGAGGCCCCGATTCCTATGGCACACCCTGCCCACACCCGTTCAAGCCCCAGAGCCTCTGGCGGCGTTCGCACCACAGCCGGGACGCACATTCCAGAGGCCGACATCCGCACCCGTCAGATCGCGCGCCAGGCCCGCTCCTGGCGCACGTTCGCGGGCGACCATTCCCGGATGCAGCCGGACACGCTGGACACTAAGGCCTTCAACGCCTGCGCCTTCAGCGTCCATCACCGCGCCTCATCCTTCGCCGTCCCCTCGAAGCTCG is a window from the Rubricoccus marinus genome containing:
- a CDS encoding strawberry notch-like NTP hydrolase domain-containing protein — encoded protein: MPRRDAAPKWPFADTPPLAVEVASETAASGALTASVFDAYRPSVRVPSACPHPTRLVESAAMAAATAPPCGYRPVLPEHLVAGGRLSDAQLETVCRAGSAHAEHLPGEGGASGARQGFFLGDGTGVGKGRQSAAIILDNILQGRRRALWVSENRNLMRDAVRDWTALGGPADFVFDLGACKGPIQRAEGICFASYDTLKGKPRERDGRESGIDRLEQVVAWLAGGGEDGRPSSEADFEGVIVFDESHNMQAALDRPGARGVQKASQRALVGVELQERLPSARVVYASATGATEVANLAYAARLGLWGRGTPFPTVEAFVEKVSAGGIAAMELVAKDLKSMGLYLARSVSYDGVDYRTLVHDLEDHQAQTYDRCAEAWQVVLQNIQSALEVTKADKCGRARAAAYSQFWGAHQRFFLHVLVSMSAPSLIRDMERQLEDGQSCVVQLVSTMEAATERAYAKAVKNGEDLRDLDVTPRDQLLQFVEASFPTTLYEEYLDDEGRVRSRPVKNAAGDFVQSPEAMAARNRLMLEVGAVSVPHGVLDQVVAHFGPDAVAEVTGRGRRFVTKTVDGTQQVVEERRTRRTCNAEADEFMAGKRRVLVFSQAGGTGRSYHADLAADNQQRRVLYCVEPGWSSARCVQGMGRVHRANQACPPELVLVTTNLKAQRRFLSTIARRLDQLGALTKGQRQTASQGLLSSEFNLETPLSRASLHNWFVDLYRGEGRAVASGVTPALVEEQMGIKVLDADGQLNVSAVPEVPKFLNRLLSLQTGAMDAVFDSWYGYLEEATEAAREAGTLDVGVETIRAERTVKTDERLVYTHPRSGATTQVVTLELTRRTEIVEWDDIWRWAKEAQGLGSWAGFVVNRRSGQPYALFRAGSRTTETGRVVGRIRRVGVRSNRLMDETDLNRAGEEGGHQPVPTDEARTLWAAGVEAAPEFYTEPVHLVTGTILPIWDRIAGHPRIYRAQTDAGERMIGRAVMPEHLSATLKALGAAGDHVDITPDALAERLLAGAEADLANGWQLRRRRVANEPRIELLGPDLAAMRELEADGVFAEVHAFRTRFFVPTGERAAYVLRAVTEHRPVVEIRNAMRRAA